A genomic window from Gemmatimonadaceae bacterium includes:
- a CDS encoding GIY-YIG nuclease family protein, with amino-acid sequence MGSKSKQPVQNSAPISDSVSHPPLDTAELRKALKAFLDQQVKDPISGKQVRLGSYTFGVYVFYDYDGEPIYVGQTREKLSGRVGRHLTNQRTDAVAMSVLDPFEVYEVELYPLPDLEGKKTNDPAVKELLDRLEATVYIKVLENSEFSAVLNEKVPAAQKKAKLPASFRGRIVSDSVIALRSHPDVRIARRAATLARLAQIISERKVAPGLRRVLLVQSERLQSLAKRRFAHFEGLPDDGDDDDSAES; translated from the coding sequence ATGGGAAGCAAGAGCAAGCAGCCCGTTCAGAACAGCGCTCCGATCAGCGACAGTGTCTCGCATCCGCCACTGGATACAGCAGAGCTTCGCAAAGCCCTCAAGGCGTTTCTTGACCAACAGGTCAAGGATCCAATCTCAGGCAAGCAGGTTCGACTGGGTTCCTACACGTTTGGCGTCTACGTGTTCTACGACTACGACGGCGAGCCCATTTACGTCGGACAGACACGCGAGAAGCTCAGCGGGCGCGTCGGCAGGCACCTAACGAATCAGCGAACTGACGCTGTGGCGATGAGTGTGCTCGATCCTTTCGAAGTGTACGAGGTTGAGCTCTATCCCCTTCCGGATCTCGAAGGCAAGAAGACCAACGACCCAGCGGTGAAGGAGTTGCTCGACCGACTCGAAGCTACCGTGTACATCAAGGTCCTCGAGAACTCCGAGTTCAGCGCGGTGCTCAACGAAAAGGTCCCTGCAGCGCAAAAGAAGGCGAAGTTGCCAGCGTCGTTCCGCGGACGAATCGTAAGCGACAGCGTCATCGCACTTCGCAGCCATCCAGACGTCCGCATCGCTCGTCGAGCCGCTACGCTCGCCCGTCTCGCGCAGATCATCAGCGAGAGAAAGGTAGCACCTGGCTTGCGTCGAGTTCTTCTTGTGCAGAGTGAGCGCCTACAGTCACTCGCGAAGAGACGCTTCGCACACTTTGAGGGACTCCCCGATGATGGAGACGATGATGACTCCGCCGAATCGTGA
- a CDS encoding DUF1801 domain-containing protein, with translation MPAKKTGRSAAVSAPKAAKRKTASGKSPSLKKSMLTGKASPAKAADGDAPVLAYIASLPQPQRDIAERVDALAAKTLPGLQRAVKWGMAYYGVGDGWCFCCGGFVNHVKLMFVNGVSLKPVPPVTPVAMGKATRGVELRSEKELDARQIAAWMRQITAAPGVGGKKR, from the coding sequence ATGCCCGCCAAGAAGACAGGCAGGAGCGCCGCAGTCTCCGCCCCGAAGGCGGCCAAGCGCAAGACGGCATCTGGTAAATCGCCCTCGTTGAAGAAATCCATGCTCACCGGCAAGGCCAGCCCCGCGAAGGCGGCGGACGGTGACGCGCCGGTCTTAGCGTACATCGCCAGCTTGCCGCAGCCGCAACGCGACATCGCGGAGCGAGTCGACGCGCTGGCGGCTAAGACGCTCCCGGGCCTGCAACGCGCAGTGAAGTGGGGCATGGCGTACTATGGCGTTGGGGACGGTTGGTGCTTTTGTTGCGGAGGATTTGTCAATCATGTCAAGCTCATGTTCGTGAACGGCGTCTCTCTCAAGCCCGTACCGCCAGTGACCCCGGTGGCGATGGGCAAGGCAACGCGTGGTGTAGAGCTCAGGTCCGAGAAGGAACTCGACGCACGCCAGATCGCCGCGTGGATGCGGCAGATCACGGCGGCGCCTGGTGTCGGCGGGAAGAAGCGATAG